A single Montipora foliosa isolate CH-2021 chromosome 7, ASM3666993v2, whole genome shotgun sequence DNA region contains:
- the LOC138011465 gene encoding CCAAT/enhancer-binding protein gamma-like: MASSPQNTDSKSTKATKRLADKEIDDDYVKKRERNNIAVRKSRMKAKERIEETRKRVVELSRENEELRSKVSLLQKELNVLRSLFANGGISVPAEMDIQFTNCNTDNQGVVLTAVATSLTNGSLQQENDDSVSEILENGIPAHAIKKES, translated from the coding sequence ATGGCATCATCGCCTCAAAATACGGATTCTAAGTCAACTAAAGCTACCAAGCGACTTGCGGACAAGGAAATAGACGATGACTATGTGAAAAAACGAGAGAGAAATAACATCGCTGTGCGGAAAAGTAGGATGAAGGCGAAGGAACGAATTGAGGAAACCAGAAAAAGAGTTGTTGAGTTATCTAGAGAAAACGAAGAATTGCGCAGCAAGGTTTCTTTGCTTCAGAAGGAGTTGAACGTTTTACGATCTTTATTCGCCAATGGTGGAATAAGTGTACCTGCGGAAATGGACATCCAATTTACGAACTGTAACACTGACAATCAAGGAGTAGTTTTGACTGCTGTTGCAACATCTCTAACTAATGGATCTCTCCAGCAAGAAAATGATGATTCGGTGAGCGAAATACTTGAAAATGGAATACCTGCACACGCCATAAAGAAGGAATCATAG
- the LOC138011464 gene encoding protein FAM72B-like, with protein MSRGVHPAFQTKCVVKLECKYCERNICARGMRALLLADTKVELYSTDLPPENAIQLIGKDYSTDNCDCRIKDVACLGCGNVVGYHVTLPCKSCISSCNNGHFWMFHSSAVIPVERLDQTGIQIMLWGSLPNSKEDDELNDNDMWMEECIR; from the exons ATGTCCCGAGGAGTTCATCCCGCATTTCAAACCAAATGTGTAGTTAAACTGGAGTGCAAATATTGCGAACGAAACATTTGTGCTCGCGGTATGCGAGCGCTGTTGTTAGCCGACACAAAAGTGGAACTTTACTCGACAGACTTGCCTCCCGAAAA TGCTATTCAGCTGATAGGTAAAGATTATTCTACCGACAACTGCGACTGTCGTATCAAAGATGTCGCTTGCCTTGGATG cGGAAATGTGGTCGGCTACCATGTAACACTTCCATGCAAATCTTGTATTAGTTCATGTAACAACGGTCATTTCTGGATGTTTCATTCAAGTGCTGTTATTCCCGTGGAACGATTAGATCAAACAG GAATTCAGATAATGTTATGGGGATCCTTGCCAAACTCAAAAGAAGATGACGAACTGAATGATAATGACATGTGGATGGAAGAATGCATCAGATAA
- the LOC138011466 gene encoding uncharacterized protein, translating into MGRKKRSLLIRNDTTDTDLKLNLYDSSDVVCWMPYTSKVIKQNDLLLCTSKWGCKLELVAWFLTDKKQSTKIILKPQQWIGDRYVRITESLDVIEDDLSNHPEEKKKGLQKNNRDKELENTDGGRNFYSILRLDMDKVRALTKDEQDKAIFRAFLLEIQIWHPDHNEEGDMQIVKELIMAYDVLRDREKRARYNNLVDFDKGWLSGKRFKAVFWPECETPAQRLAWIKRMGLLALSAGLTIAGIVSVVLTAGLSSPLLIGAIAGGVNSLRETVSKEAVLDGCDVKKWLMSTQIGYLLAFLPGGAAIATAALETAAVSVAELMGIRLAIAAGCAIVSSLGNDAKRRFIDGEKITIKQALGHAACQCAAAVAATLAGGAVAKAMRHHYQTPTAASNFEPAVKETHNKVSTAAAGKIGSSLPINVEATVGDVSSAIPANVGASVGEIGSPIPINVEAAVGGIGEQGPSLPDQAKHLVKHIPEALTKGVTRGAIEKAGEIAEKQLEFPETITPLNLPGVVVIEKAVELLENLEDLSSEEENPAGSESSHEVVDIDDNREQENRPKVGVMKYVSDGWWYSGFSEMVVSFLLNGKTFKKKVTGKRKQVKIPGRATQIEVSFKIWRPPWGDILKYDRFKRCWCEPKEPHVFRYPTPVHRTFTTEGTLWWEAVMKVTDEHHNETEDM; encoded by the coding sequence ATGGGAAGAAAAAAGAGATCATTGTTGATCAGAAACGACACTACAGATACCGATCTGAAGCTCAATCTCTATGACTCAAGTGATGTAGTTTGCTGGATGCCGTACACATCAAAGGTAATCAAACAAAATGATCTGCTCCTTTGCACAAGCAAATGGGGGTGCAAGCTCGAGCTGGTTGCATGGTTTTTAACCGACAAAAAACAATCTacgaaaatcattttaaaaccacaGCAGTGGATTGGAGATAGATATGTAAGGATCACGGAATCTCTTGATGTAATCGAGGATGACCTTTCTAATCATCCGGAGGAAAAGAAAAAGGGCCTCCAAAAAAACAACAGAGACAAAGAGCTCGAGAACACTGATGGGGGACGTAATTTTTACAGCATTCTGAGGCTTGACATGGACAAGGTGCGAGCCTTGACGAAGGACGAACAGGATAAAGCGATCTTCAGGGCTTTCCTCCTGGAGATACAAATATGGCATCCTGACCATAATGAAGAAGGCGATATGCAAATTGTCAAAGAGTTGATCATGGCCTATGATGTTTTACGAGACCGAGAAAAACGTGCGCGATACAACAACTTGGTCGACTTTGACAAGGGGTGGCTGTCGGGGAAACGGTTCAAGGCTGTGTTTTGGCCGGAATGCGAAACACCTGCTCAACGTCTGGCGTGGATTAAGAGGATGGGTCTGCTTGCTTTATCGGCTGGTCTTACTATCGCAGGCATTGTGTCGGTCGTTCTTACCGCTGGCTTGTCGTCTCCTCTCCTGATTGGTGCTATTGCAGGAGGGGTAAACTCGCTGCGCGAGACTGTTAGCAAGGAGGCAGTCTTGGATGGGTGCGATGTTAAAAAATGGCTCATGTCTACACAGATTGGATATCTTCTTGCGTTTCTGCCCGGTGGAGCCGCTATAGCAACAGCTGCCTTGGAGACTGCGGCCGTCTCAGTTGCTGAGCTGATGGGAATAAGATTAGCCATTGCCGCTGGTTGTGCAATTGTATCATCTCTTGGTAACGATGCAAAAAGACGATTCATCGATGGTGAGAAAATCACAATAAAGCAGGCACTCGGTCATGCAGCATGTCAGTGCGCAGCAGCTGTCGCGGCAACGCTTGCAGGCGGAGCCGTTGCTAAAGCCATGCGTCACCATTATCAAACTCCTACAGCAGCTTCTAATTTTGAGCCAGCGGTTAAAGAAACTCATAATAAGGTCTCGACAGCCGCGGCTGGCAAAATTGGTTCTTCACTACCCATCAATGTTGAGGCTACAGTGGGCGACGTTAGTTCTGCAATACCCGCCAATGTTGGCGCCAGTGTGGGTGAAATTGGTTCTCCAATACCCATCAATGTTGAGGCCGCAGTGGGCGGAATTGGTGAGCAGGGACCGTCACTTCCCGATCAAGCAAAGCACTTAGTAAAGCACATTCCAGAAGCATTAACCAAGGGAGTCACAAGAGGTGCAATTGAGAAAGCTGGTGAGATTGCTGaaaagcaattagaatttcCAGAAACAATTACACCCTTAAACCTCCCGGGTGTCGTTGTGATTGAGAAGGCTGTTGAGCTATTAGAGAATTTGGAGGATCTAAGCTCTGAAGAGGAAAATCCAGCTGGCTCAGAATCAAGCCATGAAGTTGTTGACATTGATGACAACCGAGAACAAGAAAATAGGCCCAAAGTTGGAGTCATGAAGTACGTATCTGATGGTTGGTGGTACTCAGGGTTCTCCGAAATGGTTGTGAGCTTCCTACTGAACGGCaagacatttaaaaagaaagtaaCAGGAAAGAGAAAGCAGGTTAAAATCCCTGGCCGTGCGACGCAAATCGAAGTGTCCTTCAAAATATGGCGGCCTCCTTGGGGTGACATTTTAAAATATGATCGTTTCAAAAGATGCTGGTGTGAGCCTAAAGAGCCACACGTGTTTCGCTACCCAACTCCAGTACATCGCACGTTTACCACTGAAGGTACTTTGTGGTGGGAGGCAGTGATGAAGGTGACAGACGAACATCACAACGAAACAGAAGACATGTGA